The window CTTAGAAAATTCGCATGTACCAGGATCTACTCCATCGGTGTTGGGAGAGTCCGATGGAGCCAATATTGTGACATACCGGACAACAACGTTGCTGCAGAGGAGAAAGAATGCATCAGCCTAAAGTTAGAGCTCAACAACTTTACAATCCTTGCAGAAGGTGCATTAGGTCAGTACCAAGCGGCACTATACGGGAAGTTAAGGAAAACAGGATGCAGAAGAGTTGAGCTTGAATTAAGACTTAGCTAGTTGGCCATCAATCGTTCCATTCTTACCTGAAAAAGGAATAATGCAGTAGATATAAGGTATCTATAAAACGAGAACTAGAAGCTGAGTCAACTCCCACGAACTCCATCTCCATGGATAAAGCTTATATACCTTCCTCCAGGGAGCTCCCTCCCTCTTCCATAAGATGGCAACGGAGCAATCAACGGCCAATTCCTAGTATCCTAAAGCATCTATTCATGAAGAGAGTTAGATAGGACTAAATAACAGCTGCCTCACTAAGACTGTTCTCATGCCAGATAGGACCAACGTGGGTCAGATAGGACCAAATACATTAGTCATTCTATGTTTTTTTAAGAGGTGCATTGCGAATGTCATGGTCCGTCATTGAATTATACCCTAAATTCCaatctaaaaataaaaaccccgAATTTTCTCGGTTTACAAGATCCATAGGCTAAAAAAAAATGTCGCTGAATCTTGTAAAATTTGGACAGTGGATCGACTTCACTACGAAGAAGTTCCGGGGGTTACAAAGGAAACTTGGAGCGGACTTTTGGGCTTATATAAATTTTGGACTTCTGGGGCTATAAATTTAGGTGCACAGGACTACGTGCTCGTTTGTCTTCTTTCCCGCCAAGTATCCCCTATAACCTTTTTCCCCGCCTAAGTTTCCCCTTCCCCTAGggccactttctctctcttccctccccTTCCCGTCATCCCTCACTTGGCTCTCTCCAAGGTATGAGCAGctttcatttaatttcaattttgtttttaattcgactttttgtttggttgccgagaaagctCGAGGAAAATTCAGTCTCGACGAACATCTTTGTGATGCTTACTGTCAACTATAATGtgaattttgtttctttatgaTCCTGGGTTTTTAAATTTGAGCCCTTTTTTCGTTCTTGTTGAAATGTTAATTTTGTATAATTTCATTGTTGGGGTTAGGGAATTAGGGGAATCGATTATTTCACCGGCTTATTTTTGAATTGTAGTTTCTCTGAATTTTGAGAAATCGTCCCTTGACATTTTCTCGACAACCAAACAGAGAATTAGGGTTTCCATCTAATAGCTTTGAAGCAATTACGTGTTGTTAGAATTTCGATCCAATTAACCTAGAAATGCAGAAATTTCAACTCATCCAATACGTGACACTTAAATTTATGATTTTATATAGATACTTCGATTTATGCTTTATGGGTGTGTCACTAAAATGCTATAAATTTGTACAATTTTCCAGTGCTATCAGGTTAGGGTTTAGTAGTTACATGTTAATCTATGAATTTGGGACAATTGACAATGTTAATTGGGCATGGAACGCAGGTAAATCTACTCAAACATGATCGGAGACCAAGTTTCCAAAGGCAGCGACGGCATAATGATTGTAGAATATGAACAGAAGCAAGGCAATGTTGTTCCTGATGGATTTAATTCTCATTATCTCAAAGTTTACTATGgtaaacccttttttaattttattattctaTTCAAATGTTATTAGGATTACCACTTCAGCTTGTTGAATCAGTTTGATTGATAGTTATAAAGTAACCAATGAGTTAGAACTTAGAACTAGATATTAGCAACTGATTTCTTTAATCTGTGTAACAAGATATCAGTAATCTTCCCCTCAAAGAAAGTGTTATTTGTGGCAGGAAAACTCTTTCCATATGCAGATATTTTTAAATGGATGTCCTATGGAAATGGTAAGCCATATATCTTAATCAACCAGGTCCCTGatctgcacactgaacattgtCCCTACTGTGAATGTGTAATCTGACTGCTGATTTGCAGATGGGAAGCATCCTGCGTGTGACCAGTCTTACTTTAGCCGGAGAGAGTTCTCTTTCACACAGGAAAATGATGTCTATCTGCGGTTCCAGTCCTTCAACTCTGTGCCTGAGCTTGAAAGTTCTGTCAAAGAAAAGTGTCCAGTCAAAATAGATATTGGGCCTGTGTACAGTGTTGATGTAAGTTTTCTTGTTTCTAAACCAAATGTGATGTGGCTTGAACTTTTTCAGTGTATGTACAATAATGCCGCTCTTCCCACCCAACTATTTCGTAATGGCAATATTGACTAAAATTATTCATTGAAtcatgcaaataaaaaaaaggaaaaactttAGAAATGTAATTAAACAGTGCATAATTATAGATCGGAGACAATTTCAATCCATGGTTTCTTTGTTGATTTTAATTTACCTATGATTGGGTGTGTGATTACCTTTTACCACCATATCTCTCATTTCAGTTCTAACCTTTTGTATTTGCAGCCTGCAAAGAGGCACGCATATGCTCAGAGTGGCGATAATGTTTTCACCCCAGTGGAGAGGGAACTGATTTTCGATATAGTAAGCTAATCAACCacttaaactttgaaaattgtcaATATCATAATCTAACTGAACTTTATACTGTTACTGTTGTATAACATGTTTGACTGGGTTTTCTCCAACAGGATATGTCTGACTACAATGATGTGAGGTACTGCTGTTCAGGAGCTGACGTTTGCTTGGAGTGCTGGCCACTTATGACAATTGCTATTAAAGTGATTGATACAGCCCTTAGAGGTAGGAACTTTGTTAATTGTCATCTGATGTATGTGTGGTTGCAATTTTGTAAATCTAttttctgcagatgactttggtTTCAGTCACATTCTCTGGGTATATAGTGGTAGACGTGGAGTTCATTGCTGGGTTTGTGATGGGAAAGCAAGAAGGTAATTCTCTGAACAGCTGTAATCTATACTTCCATTTCTTAGGTTCTTAAGATATGTCATGAAACTCCAATTATGATCATTTTTCTGCAGGCTCACAAATGAACAGAGAGCAGCTATTGCTGACTATTTTTGTGTCTATAAGGTGGATCACTGTTTAAAGTACATTTGGGTTTTGAGAGATCTTATATGGTATACATTTTTGTGAAGGGTTTTGATTCTATATTATTGTTCAGTGAAATGAAAACAGTCAGAAAAAGGTTTCTTTTCCCGGTCTTGCTCTCCATCTGTTCCTTGCGTAAGTTGTCGCATGCATTATTGACTTTCTAATACTGAACCATTTGTTGCTTCCACTAAGACCTAGTCATTCCTGCAGGAGATCTTATACTGGAGTTCTTACAGAGTTCTTTAAGAAATTGCTTTTGAGTCAAAAGATATTTTCAACTGAGGAGAGATATGAAAAGATCTTAGATATGATTCCCGATCCTGATCAATGTATTCGATGTTTCTTTTCATCGCCTATGCATCTCTATGCCCTATCCTGGAATCTCTATGCCCTATCCTGGAATGATGGTCGAGTTATAGTACTTTATTTATCCTTCCAGCTATTacttctgagcttcatggaaGGTGGCAAGAGAAGAGACAAACCCCCGGTTCAAAAGAAGACATTAATGTTGTTCGATGGGAGCAGCTAAATACTATGTTGCAATCTGGAAAATCTAAGGTACAAAGTAGCAGATGTTTGTGAGTCTAAGTCCTAAAGTACATTGTCCTGTGGCAATAGTTCTAGTCTTTTTTTATaggattttgatgttttaaatTGTAGTTTAACCTCTTCTGTACTTAATTTCTCTTGATATCATTTATTGTTTAAGGTGCAAGGTCTGCGTAGGTGGGTTGAAGAGATTGTGTTCTCTTTTACCTACCCTAGTCTTGACATGGAGGTTTGCACAACATCCCCACTTTCTTTTACTGCCTCCTTTTATTCAATAACTAGTGACTAGTTTTTAGTATATACATCCTTCTCTGATCCTACACTGGATACTATGTAATGAGTATAAACGATCTACTTCAGAAATATATGCTGAAATATTCTCTCTTGCAATGTATCTGTATATGGCAGGTTTCGAAACACATGAACCATTTGTTAAAGGCACCTTTCTGTGTACACCCAAAAACAGGTTAGTCCCCGGGGCACTCTTTCATTTTTTGGGTGGTATCGGATATGGTTAGTtgtatttcttgaattttttcaGGCATTCAACCACTTTTTATGCTTCCCCCAATTAATAATTACTATGCATCTGGATATTCTTAATGATgctctattttattattttgtttcagGTCGTGTTTGTATTCCAATTGATCCAAATCATTGTGAGGACTTTGATCCTGCTGCAGTACCAACCTTTCCACTGTAAGTATCTGCTACATGTACACTTTCCTTCTCTgcttgcatatttt is drawn from Malus domestica chromosome 14, GDT2T_hap1 and contains these coding sequences:
- the LOC114821217 gene encoding uncharacterized protein isoform X1, producing MIGDQVSKGSDGIMIVEYEQKQGNVVPDGFNSHYLKVYYGKLFPYADIFKWMSYGNDGKHPACDQSYFSRREFSFTQENDVYLRFQSFNSVPELESSVKEKCPVKIDIGPVYSVDLQPAKRHAYAQSGDNVFTPVERELIFDIDMSDYNDVRYCCSGADVCLECWPLMTIAIKVIDTALRDDFGFSHILWVYSGRRGVHCWVCDGKARSQKKVSFPGLALHLFLARSYTGVLTEFFKKLLLSQKIFSTEERYEKILDMIPDPDQSITSELHGRWQEKRQTPGSKEDINVVRWEQLNTMLQSGKSKVQGLRRWVEEIVFSFTYPSLDMEVSKHMNHLLKAPFCVHPKTGRVCIPIDPNHCEDFDPAAVPTFPLF
- the LOC114821217 gene encoding uncharacterized protein isoform X2, which translates into the protein MIGDQVSKGSDGIMIVEYEQKQGNVVPDGFNSHYLKVYYGKLFPYADIFKWMSYGNDGKHPACDQSYFSRREFSFTQENDVYLRFQSFNSVPELESSVKEKCPVKIDIGPVYSVDLQPAKRHAYAQSGDNVFTPVERELIFDIDMSDYNDVRYCCSGADVCLECWPLMTIAIKVIDTALRDDFGFSHILWVYSGRRGVHCWVCDGKARSQKKVSFPGLALHLFLARSYTGVLTEFFKKLLLSQKIFSTEERYEKILDMIPDPDQCIRCFFSSPMHLYALSWNLYALSWNDGRVIVLYLSFQLLLLSFMEGGKRRDKPPVQKKTLMLFDGSS
- the LOC114821217 gene encoding uncharacterized protein isoform X3, with amino-acid sequence MIGDQVSKGSDGIMIVEYEQKQGNVVPDGFNSHYLKVYYGKLFPYADIFKWMSYGNDGKHPACDQSYFSRREFSFTQENDVYLRFQSFNSVPELESSVKEKCPVKIDIGPVYSVDLQPAKRHAYAQSGDNVFTPVERELIFDIDMSDYNDVRYCCSGADVCLECWPLMTIAIKVIDTALRDDFGFSHILWVYSGRRGVHCWVCDGKARRRSYTGVLTEFFKKLLLSQKIFSTEERYEKILDMIPDPDQCIRCFFSSPMHLYALSWNLYALSWNDGRVIVLYLSFQLLLLSFMEGGKRRDKPPVQKKTLMLFDGSS